The following nucleotide sequence is from Fundulus heteroclitus isolate FHET01 chromosome 24, MU-UCD_Fhet_4.1, whole genome shotgun sequence.
acctgccaaggacaatgatggtgcagttctactcctccatcattgagtctctcctcacctcctccatctccatctgctacgctggtgccaccgctaaggacaagggcagactgcaacGTGTCAtttggtctgcagagaaggtgattggctgcaatcttttATCTccccaggacctgtacgcctccaggactaaGGACAATGACAatgaagattgtggctgatccctcgcaccccagtcatagactatttcagacacttccctctggcaggaggctgcagtccatcaggaccaaaacctcacgccacaagaacagttttttcccatttgCTACCAGCCTTaagaacaaggccaagagccgcccctgaaactggacactgtctctctcccccgttcaggacttacaagcttctgcgtaacattaacgcacagtttactgagtgtatatagcttctgtatatatatccatttcattttattttatcttttgtctgcaccatAAACACcgagtcaaattccttgtaagtgcaaacctacttggcaaaaaacttgattctgattctaagtTCTCCTTCTGCTCTGAGATCTCAGCAGGACCAAAACAACAGCGTCAGGCTCCACCTAGTGGTTGGAAGATTGGACGTAACAAGCATCACAGGAGCCTTCACACTCCAGGAGGAGAAATGttcatgtcatatttttaaCAATGCACCAGGTTAGTGTTTAAATTTAGTGTTCCTTTTGGTTTAATAAcgtattttttaattgaatagaAATAGCAGCTGTAGTATATCTGGTGtcctctgttttctaccctggatctgtttgattattctgccccacagcatgtttgtgaaaacaattGTCTCAACATTCAGGGAGAGGCTTTGGTCCTTACAGCCACCACATTACTTTGTTTACAGCTACCATTACTTTACTAATTTGCTGTTGAATGTTAATATGTTATTAGTACCAATATGTCGCATAACTACATACAACTAAATCTTGAGAATCAGAATTGAATCCATTCTTGAAATTTGAAACAATACCCAGTCCTAGCAGTGGTCTCTGGACTTGTTCTGCATCaattgagtctagatcctgcagacaacaccttttcagtttcctgaggaagaagagccattgttgggcctgttcgcagtccaggagaggtcgaAGGAGAtatgaatgcccaggaacctaatgctgttcacatgctccaccacctccccctgtatgtagagaggagcaTGTTCAGTCATCCTGAGcctcctgtagtctattattacctccttggtcttactggtgttcagaatgaggttgttcctggagcaccactgtgttaGATTGCTGACCTCAACCCCGTAGTGGAACTCATAATTGTTGGAGATGTCTGCAAActccaccactgtgtttgtgggtgGGCAGAAGAACAGTAGTAGAATTACAGAAGTAGAAACCTAGCTCTTTCTAGTTGGACAGCAAGGGAGATGACAGCATAACTTTGTGTGCTGGCCAGTAGATAAGTAATTGAACCCCTCAAAACAACTAAGAAACTTCAATTCATAAACTAAGCAGAGGGATGGGCGACAGACTCaaagaaaccaaaacagaatGCAAGAAAACATTGCAATGGAAGAAATGGCGATCTCTGCCGAAGTTAGCAGCTAATACCTCGGAGCCACGGGAGGGCCTACCTGGCCTAATGATGCAAATCGAATAGctgcaaaaagaaataaaaaacagattgtcGACTTTTAAAGATGAAGTTAAGGCCTTCAAGAGGGAGTTTGAAACATTTAGGTGGATATAAAAAAGAGACTTATTGACACTGATAAAAAGCTGCAAGACCAGCAGGAAGCATCAAACaaagcacaaacacacattggcaacccaggacagtggtgagtgggtcattgatttgcatctgacttaggctatgttcacactgcaggctttaatgctcaattccgtttttttttcgtgaaatcggatttttttgcacgtccgttcacatttccaaatatatgcgactagtatgtgatctcctgtgtgaactgcatttaTACAACtgaagtgtcccgcatgcgcagtagaggtcgcgatgacgtcatacgtagcaagcgtgctcagtGTTTACGGAAGTAAACATGAATCATAATGCCGCAGCGTACATTGCATTCTTTAAGTTGTTCTCCGACAGGAGCAGGCACATTACGaacgcaatctttttaagaagatcaAGAAGAAAGAGAGCCAGATTTTTGGCAATGGCGTTTTGTGGGGCAGTAATAGCAACGTCTGTACAGAGAACCGTGTGGGTGCGGCGCCGAAGTCAGGAAAGTGATGTGAGCGGCTTTAGTGATACGAAGTTCCTTCATAACTTTTGAATGAAAAAGGTaacctttatgtgcgtctgtgaacggatctctttagcgctctcacgCAAAGACACACATCTTCGGCTGGCTATACCAGTGAGTAAATGCGTTGCCGTGGGGCTGTATTGGCTTGCAACAGGTGCTTGTTATTGCACAATAgccaacctctttggcatagccaAGTCCACCATCTGCTCCCTGGTCCACGACTTCTGTAAAGCTGTTTGTGATATCCTCATGCCGGAGTACATAAAGCTACCTGCAGGAGGTCATCGAAGGCTTCAAACACAGATGGGGTTTCCCGCAGTGTGGAGGAGCAATAGATGGGAGTCATATCCCAAGAATTGCCCCAGAGGAGAAACACACAGACTATTTCAATCGCAAAGGGTGGCACTCAGTTATCCTGCAGGGAGTCATGGATTTTGGTAAGAAATAGtgatattttctattttaaagtaCTGTAGAGCATTAAATAAACGCGGTATTCCAACAGCTTCACCAACATTTATGCTGGATGGCCAGGAAGTGTCCACGATGGCCGTGTTCTGAGGACTTCCGATGTTTATTGCCTGGCAGAGAGGGGGGAGCTTTTTCCACCAGTAAGCGTTTAACATTCTAGTTCTAGTGACTGATGGAAGAGTTTGTGATTAAAATTTTGTTCATGATGTATTATTTCATTTGACTAGTGTATTTTACAAATTTTAGAACACTGAAAAGATAATGGGTGTTCAAGTGCCAATCATGCTGCTTGGTGACCCTGCTTACCCCCTTCGAAGCTGGCTGTTTAAAGGATATTTGGACACAGGTGCGCTGACAGCTGAGCAACGATGCTTCAACGAACGCCACAGCAGAGCCAGGATGACAGTGGAGTGTGCCTTTGGTCGGCTGAAGGGCCGGTTGAGGTGCCTTGGTAAACGCCTAGATGTGGACATCTCTGCTGTAACCAATGTCATAAGTGCATGTTGCACACTCCACAACATGTGTGAAACGCATGGTGAGGCCTACGAGGAACCTGGTGCACCTGTTCCTCCCATTGAAAGATGGGCAGATGGAGGTGATGTAGCAGATGTGCAGCCCGAGTCAGAGAAGCACTCACTCAGTTTTTCAGTAACCAACGTTGAACtaccaacatttttatttttggtggtCCACTGTTAACACACatgttcaaacatttttgttcaataccagcaaaataaacttttcaacaacATTACCTGTTTATACTGTCTTACATCAAAAATAGTATGGCTCTTGTAGTGCAATTGTATTATCAATTTTAAGAGCATTTAACGATGTTTTCGAATACAAGAACAGCACAATCCATATGAAAAAATACTGCACCTTTGAAATTCAAGTACTAAAGTAAACTTAACCTTTCACTGCAACTGCagtctttaaattaaaatgcagatcagcatccttcaaaacaaaaatcaggacTTTTCAAAAGTGCTTACATTTCATCCTCATCTTGAGACTGGAAGGCAGGAGGATAATAATGGGTATGAACTGGTGTTTCACAAAAGGATTAAGTGACATGTGAATGTGGATGAGCACTGTTGAACACCAGTAGTTGATGTAAATCCTGAAGAAAAGACAGAGGTCTGATGTTGGATGGACCCGAAACCACAGGAAACGACGAGGAATGAGTAGGAGGTGCTCTTGGGCTGTAAGGCTGTGAAGGCTCCATTGGAGTATGGTAAAAAGGTGGCTGAGGAGGGTGGCTTGATCTCTCCAAGAACTGGGACAGCGTGGAGAACATTTTACGTTCATGGTCATGCTGAGCTGCTTGCATCTTCAATAAAAGATCAGTTTCTTCATTTTTTAGGGCACGACCAATCTTGTCAACAAAGACGTCCAGAGTTGTCTCCAGCTttgactttctttttctcttatttGCAGATCTTACTGTATTAAGAAAAAGAATAGAGCAACAATTACAtataattgttatttttctgtaagAGTAAGAGAATTTAAAACTATGATAGAATTACACTATTTTATTTACTCATGGTAATAGCAAGTGTAGTTTATGGACctttacaataaataaaggaatttcGGGAAGCAAGCAGAACATAAAAGGAAATATTTCCTCATTAAATAACGCACAAAATGACTGTTTTATACAGTAGTAGGTATGTCTGGGTAAACTGACAAAATATAGAGTATTTCTTACAACCAGTGGATGTAGAAGGTGTACTGCTGTTAAAGCTTGTATCATCAGTTCTTGATGTAGAACTTTCCTCTGAGGTTGAGGCAGGAGTTGAAGGTGAGGCAAGCATCCCATCACCTACGTACAAATGACAATAGGTCACACATGTCATCACGTTATGTCACAGCTGATTATTGTCTTATATGTAAATAACCCACTTGTATCGCCACTATCGCTGCTGCCTCTGTTAGCTGCAGGACCTGGGCTCCTCTCCTCGGTCTTCTCTTCGGCAAAGCAGCTATCCACCAGGTATGGTGGTTGAACCCTGGGCTTGTCTCCTAAAACACTGTCCAGCTCTTCGTAAAATGGACAGGTGACGCGTCCATGTCCGCTTCGTTTGTTTATGTCTTTAGCCTCCTTATATTTTGCCCAGAGGCTCTTTATTTTCCGTTGACATTGGATCCAGGAATGTTTGTATGCCCGCTCGGCCAtttctctgaaaatgttttcaaatatcCCCCGTTTCCGATAAGACCCTTCGAGTTTAGCCTGATTAGAGCTATCTCTCCAAATATGAATTAAGTCAGCAACCTcactttctctccattgactgctctccgtGTTATCTTCCGCCATGGTTGTTCGTTTTTCCCGCATTCGCTTAGTAGGACGCAgattagtgacgtttgtcgagtatcaatGACGTGTAGGTCAGGtgaatgcgacctggccgtacagacacaagtcgcatttgaaaagatcagatacgtatcaggttcaggaccacatatacaagtggcctgggtcacatttgaaaaaatcccatctgtgtcgttcagactgtcatgaaaagatcagatacaggttgCATATGGGCAAATATAATCGGAAtagggtcacttcaggctgcagtgtgaacgtagccttagaatGCGTCTAGGAGGATGGGTCTCCGTGTCCTTAAAAGTGCACCAACTTCATATTGCTCAAGTGCGAACCACCAGAATTGATAAAGACTCCTGAATAGGTGTCGAAaatttttcagaaagaactgaacgaaagtccggttgcctccgatttaagtaTGTTTGCTGTTCACTGGCAAGACAGTCCCAAGACCTATGGCAACCCCAGAGAGGTAGTGGGTGAGATGTGGAGAAGAGGGCTCGAGGAGCCGATCAGCAGCACGGAACAGAAGGACGACGCGATGGAGAGACAGATCCAACAGACATTTCCGTGGACACGCACCTCCAAGGCATCTCACACATTGAGCAGTGTGAGCCAAAGAGCGAAGGAGAGACTACTTTCCctgatgtgattaaaatgtgtttggattaaaaaaagccAACAGCGCTTGTCTTGGGGCTGTGAGCGTAGTCCTGCATGGCCGAAGTCATGCTTCAGAGTGCCACCTTAACGTTAATCTGCCTGATAGCACATCTAATGcggctgttagcttgttagctggttaatgttTACGAGCGCAACTTTCTCTGGTGTGATTAAAATATGTttggattaaaagaaaagaaagtattCCGAATACACTGTTTATATAGGCTGAAAACCAAATAATCAGATCATAACGTGCATTTCTTGTGCCTGGCTTTATTCAAAGTTGAAACTCTCTGACTTTAGCAGAGTTGTTGGATTTCCATAAAGCAACTGTCTTGTATTTATTGGTGGGGGGGAACAACGCAGGGGTGCGTGGGTGCTGACTGTTCTGGGCGCATAGAATGGACCCATACCAGGTTCTGAGAGTGGTTGAGACAGAGAGCGGGAGGAAGTTATGATCTTCCCAAAATGTTTTGTGCTGCACAGCACAGACCAGACCTCCCAGGTGAAATGATTGCAATTACACAAATACTAAGTGAtgcacataaaaacaaaagtagtAAAGTGGTATCAATATTGTATAAAAGATTGATAGTTAGTATGAAATAAACAGGTTAAGAAACTACAGGAGGACATTGTCAGGGTTTAGGTTTTGATCGGgtttttgtttactattttttcagtttttcctccttgtttgggatttagttatgatttgactttattttctgttagttttcagctcctccttcCTCTCACTTAGCTTTCCCTTccctccctctgcagtcagccACACCTGTTAGTCATTAATCAGccagactcatttcacctgccagcctccctacttaagcttCCCTCTGCTTCCATTCCTTTGCCGGTTCATCATCAGACATCAGTACTCCACTTGTCTGCCAGTTTTTTGCTCCTGCTAGCCGTTTGTTTCCTGCCTTGGTTTTTCCTTGTTGTCTCGGCCTGCTGCTGGATCTAACCTGTCTCCACTCTGAACCTCAGGAAAAGCTACTTATCCTGTTGTGACTCTAACCTACAAGTATTCACTCTGCCTTGCTGCTTATTCTGCTGTGGTTTTGGCCTACAAGTATTCACCCTGCTGTTCTGCTAATCCTACTCTGGTTCTGGCCTACAAGTAAAGATCCAGCCCAGCTGCTATCCTGTTGAGACTCTgatctgcaagtattcacccagcCAAGCTAACAATCCAGTTGTGACTTAGACCTGCAAGTGTTCAACCAGCAAAGTTACTATCCCGTTGTGGCTCTGCTCTTGCTTACCCTCTGCCGTGCTGTGGgacctgctgctgtgctctggctcactctctgccgtgctgtgggacctgctgctgtgctctggcTCACTCTGCTGTGCTGTGGGACCTGCTACCGTGCTCTGGCTCACACTCTGCCATGCTGTGGATCCAGCTACTGTGCTCTGTCTCCAAGaactctccgggccgtcagctcctgctctcatctgcacccctgttcccgtgcaggcctgcttctctggtttcatcatccaccatcccATCTACGattcaataaagactctcaatttCAATTCcatgtgtgtggttctgggttcatcatagacaaatcctgacagacaTAAGTAATATGTAGTACAGTATTTGTAAATCTTAATTACTACTTGCTCTAGGAATTGGAAAATTTACTACTGGAAAAATGTAGTctgatatttattacattccTGTCCGTGCACCAACCCTGCTGGAGactgtgtggagagcaggatGTGGGTAATTTGGGAAGATCTTGGGGTACAGCATGTCAAGAACAATACTGAGACTAAAAAATTTCTGAGAAAATttagcttcctacggtcttcacagccccagCAGCGGCTGTCGAAAGGTGCCGtgttaagtcaatggagcaTGTCCctgacctcctaggagcctcttgctagcagcgttgtcatggagactcactgacagctgcagccctgtgttatagggctgggtatcatctaggatgagccgattcgatacgattctcgatacacagctcacgatacgatacgattctcgatacatagctcagcttgatttgattccaatatcgatatttattactttgaattaatgctcagtgattcaatcaccaaaatcagccaaatattatgtttatgttctatttattgatcactgacatattaacaggaaaataaagtgcatttgcctcaatgcatttaacatgtcacagaaaccaaaaatgtgcccaaacatctgattttagggacaaaggagcttctaaaatcctgtcggctgttccacaaattcgtctcacttgctctccttcgctgtgaactgtaatggttgcgctgtaataacgccccctagaggttgggaggtatatcgatattgaaagccagaatatcgatattaaatcgtttttaaaaatatcgatattaatctttatatcgatttttatgcacagccctactgTGTTACTCATCATTATCTTTATCATGTGGGGGACTGAGTAGAATGTGTGATTTTAGTGTCTTtggagcatttctgcagcatgtagcagaGGCAAATAGGAGTAAAaaatggatgtttgacacctcataaaatAGACATGCTTTATCTGATATGGCCCAGatttgttgtggagctttctctctaaagcaAGTACAGACTCTGacaagcagaagttggtaggaccttcctagagctactgccggttagcaacatgctaaccattatccgctaacatggttgtgtttggtatcaccgGGTAAGTCtactgttagtttggtccaaatcctgtactgggatgtgcctcaaataggggtgccaatacgtaatgtcaccaaacgtgaccaaagttcatgggtcagattggcctcctttagcaactcagcctcaccacatctgggcccagaacttaacatttgaccaaaatggtgtgtagtgccatttcccacaggtgggtggtgctgtattggccaattgggtcatgtctgggcatcatgccaagtcctgttggaagcaaaggcccaataggaaagcatgtgaaatccaaaatgggggggaaaactgacacatggctgaaagtcacatgaaaattttaaaatgttaacagaaagtgactgtgcgaatttcagattcctacattaatcacagccactgcagtgagcgtcgaaagttgccattctttCCCAATtgagcctctccctctggccctcagagttccgtcgtcatgtaAACTCACTGACGCCTGCAGCTGGCCCGTCTactcaagtgcagacactttgcgtcagactctgcctcattgaaatagaatggagaacatTGCTTCGCACAAcacttcatatctcctgatccgtaaatggtagagatgtaattttttctgcatttatttcgtaacggataggggaagaagacaagctatcgctttttgctggaaaaactttattaaaggcgtaaaaaattatgatataaatgggatttttatggaatttcagaaatcctctaaaaacggtccagaacaaatcgctgtagctcaaaaagtataagagatatcaaaataattctttcaccgtgagtatcagcaggcttttgaggactatggtgctcatttttatgtttgtacaagaatcggtgtaggcacagcgacgatgtaaaaaattggatgatgtgggaaaatgcagctccaaagcgtttttaggattttgcacatttgctactcccgaacaaattgttcctgcataaaaaccgtaacagttatccacaaaattccttttttgtgagtgccagaagggttggaacattcatgtgtgaaagtctcatgcctgtacataaaacagtttaggagtagcgacgatgcgaaaacttGTGATGTTtgggattttcagacgtcatttttcaaaaccgctccataggaaatgaatgggggaggtttcgggtttgtgtcggtctgaggtgatttgcgaaaaatctataaatgccacaccaatgagggttacatttcccgaatcctgacaaaaatacctacattttgatgtataatttgtctacgtagagtgaaaattgagcgagtaaggtgaagttgttcagagttttgaaatctttaaaaaagctagagtgggccacagcactgcctcctcattgcaaatgctatggcaggcgcctaaagagtccgtttagaggtgaatagtaataggccctgcccatgcatttgcattgggaggcagtgctgtgcgaagcacagcatgAGGGGGCAGTGCGCCtcaggcaggcgcctaataatatatagacgcctttagaggtgcatagtaaaaggtgcctccatgcatttgcatgggaggcagtgctgtgcgaagcacagcatgAGGGGGCAGTGCACCTTGCATGAGGGGGCAGTGCGCCTCAGGCAGGCACCTAATAATATAtagacgcctttagaggtgcatagtaaaaggtgcctccatgcatttgcatgggaggcagtgctgtgctccgcacagcactgcctcctcattgcaaatgctatggcaggtgcctaataagatgaatagacctatATGTATTGATCGTGTTGATTTTGAGCTTGATTTTTCCAATAATTAggattcaaatttttttttttattaataatgataataaattatatatttaattatttatattttcatagGCCGAGTTCATAAATGGTCATatattcacctaatctgatctgttttatatggtgctagtaattcaaattcaacaaatttatgtgaatggagattaccttaccttgttaaaacatgatatcatgtgaaaaaatgttttaagaataaccataaaaaaacaaaggttgtttttgattaattgatcattcacttctttttgccttttattcgatttaaaacatgcactttgactctattctttaaataatcacatgtcttgaaagcttccaaaatacatcagggagattatatttttcaaaattctcccctcgcGAGCTAGGGCaacggcataagtgcaccctcctacctgatagtgtggcCTGCTacagtaaaaaagtttgactgccctgccaGGCCACGgcatctctgcttcaacacaccggACTCTAAAATTAGCTCATTATCTGAGCTCAGCAGAGCTGGACTGCATGCCAGTGACTTCTTTCAGCCATTCAATGCAGTGTAGCACAAAGGACACCTACAAGTTGAAGGACACCCGCCAAAGGTCTTCAGCTTGAGACCAAACTGGAATGGAGTAAAGTTGAATTTTGAGATCATTATGTCAACTCTGCACACCAACCTTCCTGTTCATGTTGAAAAATAGcatcaccacagcatgatgctgccaccaccctgtTTTACTAAGGGGAGTTGTTTAGGGGGGATTTGcaatggaagttttttttttttgttgttgcagtcTTGGTGCTGCCATTTCTTCACTAATATTCTCTATCAGACCTATAAGGCCAAactagaaagaaagaaagaaagaaagaaagaaagaaagaaagaaagaaagaaagaaagaaagaaagaaagaaagaaagaaaaaggttttaaccTAAAAAAGATTGTGATTGTATGTACGTTTTGACGCCCTGTTTTTCAAACCTCGAAATATTGCTAAAGAGATATGGTAGAATTtgtttaaagtaaattaaaaaaaaatgtagttgtCCTCTTTCAGCCAGCGGATCCACAGTGTGTGTCTGGTATGTTCATAGAAATGACTTTAATGTTTGAGAAAAGCAGGATGAAAATGTTTCGAAAAGCTCTGCTAAAAACAATTCAACTGTAAGAAGAATCAAGAACCTGAAGGCTCTATTGTACATATTCTGGGAATTCGTGAGCACAGCAAGGCAACACGAAAGCTGAATATAAACGTGAATATGGGTTCGGTCAAGAGCACTGCCACCTGGAACACATAAAGTAACTCCCTTCGgacctctgtctgtctgtcggtCTTACCAGAAACCGAGTGGAGCTCGTCCCCTGGTCGATAGCAGCAACCAGCGGGCCCAGCGTTATCCGGTGAGAGGACGCGGCCATGGAGCTGTTCATGGGCAGTCCAAGGAACTGAAACCCCGATCACCAGCACCGGTAAAACACAGTTATTACAGCGTTCCAGCGCGTGGTGAGCCGCAAATTTATGACGTAACGGGCTTGGCTTTTTCGTCTtcgattttcttcttcttcatggaATTGTTTGGCGGTTGGCACGCAACgaaatggtgcattaccg
It contains:
- the LOC110367413 gene encoding uncharacterized protein LOC110367413 isoform X1; its protein translation is MREKRTTMAEDNTESSQWRESEVADLIHIWRDSSNQAKLEGSYRKRGIFENIFREMAERAYKHSWIQCQRKIKSLWAKYKEAKDINKRSGHGRVTCPFYEELDSVLGDKPRVQPPYLVDSCFAEEKTEERSPGPAANRGSSDSGDTSDGMLASPSTPASTSEESSTSRTDDTSFNSSTPSTSTGLRSANKRKRKSKLETTLDVFVDKIGRALKNEETDLLLKMQAAQHDHERKMFSTLSQFLERSSHPPQPPFYHTPMEPSQPYSPRAPPTHSSSFPVVSGPSNIRPLSFLQDLHQLLVFNSAHPHSHVT
- the LOC110367413 gene encoding uncharacterized protein LOC110367413 isoform X2, which translates into the protein MREKRTTMAEDNTESSQWRESEVADLIHIWRDSSNQAKLEGSYRKRGIFENIFREMAERAYKHSWIQCQRKIKSLWAKYKEAKDINKRSGHGRVTCPFYEELDSVLGDKPRVQPPYLVDSCFAEEKTEERSPGPAANRGSSDSGDTSDGMLASPSTPASTSEESSTSRTDDTSFNSSTPSTSTVRSANKRKRKSKLETTLDVFVDKIGRALKNEETDLLLKMQAAQHDHERKMFSTLSQFLERSSHPPQPPFYHTPMEPSQPYSPRAPPTHSSSFPVVSGPSNIRPLSFLQDLHQLLVFNSAHPHSHVT